In Etheostoma spectabile isolate EspeVRDwgs_2016 chromosome 20, UIUC_Espe_1.0, whole genome shotgun sequence, the following are encoded in one genomic region:
- the pygl gene encoding glycogen phosphorylase, liver form encodes MATPLTDQEKRKQISIRGIVGVENVAELKKGFNRHLHFTLVKDRNIATPRDYYFALAHTVRDHLVGRWIRTQQFYYEADPKRVYYLSLEFYMGRTLQNTMINLGLQNACDEAIYQLGLDMEELEEMEEDAGLGNGGLGRLAACFLDSMATLGLAAYGYGIRYEYGIFNQKIRDGWQVEEADDWLRHGNPWEKARPEYMLPVHFYGRVEETRDGSKWVDTQVVLAMPYDTPIPGYMNNTVNTMRLWSARAPNDFNLRDFNVGDYIQAVLDRNLAENISRVLYPNDNFFEGKELRLKQEYFVVAATLQDIIRRFKTTKKGSHGRTSFEGFPEKVAIQLNDTHPAMAIPELMRIFVDIEKLDWDTAWELTKRTFAYTNHTVLPEALERWPVELLQKLLPRHLQIIYQINQVHLDRIASLYPKDMDKLRRMSLIEEDGCKRVNMAHLCIVGSHAVNGVAEIHSNIIKTDVFRHFSELEPEKFQNKTNGITPRRWLLLCNPGLAELIAEVIGEDYVKDLSQLKKLNDFVDNAALIRDISKVKQDNKMKFAQYLEKEYMVKINPSSMFDVHVKRIHEYKRQVLNCLHIITMYNRIRMNPTAPFVPRTVIIGGKAAPGYHMAKMIIRLITSVADVVNNDPVVGSKLKVIFLENYRVSLAEKVIPATDLSEQISTAGTEASGTGNMKFMLNGALTIGTMDGANVEMAEEAGEENMFIFGMRVEEVAEMDKKGYDAMSYYKRIPELKYVMDQITSGFFSPKNPNLFKDLTDMLFKHDRFKVFADFEDYIKCQEKVSQLYQNPKEWTKMVIKNIAATGKFSSDRTITEYATEVWGVKPTDLKIPPPNEPREAIEETARALKKM; translated from the exons ATGGCAACCCCTCTCACTGACCAGGAGAAGCGCAAGCAGATCAGCATCAGGGGGATTGTGGGAGTGGAGAATGTTGCAGAGCTAAAGAAGGGCTTCAACCGTCACCTGCACTTCACTCTGGTGAAAGACAGAAACATTGCAACACCCAGGGATTATTACTTTGCCCTGGCTCACACTGTGAGAGATCACCTGGTGGGGAGATGGATCAGAACACAGCAGTTTTACTATGAAGCAGACCCAAAG AGGGTATATTATCTGTCTCTGGAGTTCTACATGGGCAGGACCCTCCAAAACACGATGATCAACCTGGGGCTGCAGAACGCCTGCGATGAAGCCATCTACCAG CTCGGCCTGGAcatggaggagctggaggagatggaggaggatgCAGGTCTGGGGAACGGAGGCCTGGGCAGACTGGCAG CATGTTTCTTGGATTCGATGGCCACCTTGGGTCTTGCAGCGTATGGTTATGGTATCCGATATGAATATGGAATCTTTAACCAGAAGATAAGAGACGGCTGGCAG GTGGAGGAGGCTGATGATTGGCTGAGGCATGGCAACCCGTGGGAGAAAGCCCGTCCAGAGTACATGTTGCCCGTTCACTTCTATGGAAGAGTAGAGGAGACGAGAGATGGCTCCAAATGGGTGGACACTCAG GTGGTTTTGGCGATGCCCTACGACACCCCCATCCCCGGCTACATGAACAACACTGTCAATACCATGAGGCTGTGGTCCGCCCGTGCTCCCAACGACTTTAACCTGAGAGACT TTAACGTTGGAGATTACATCCAGGCTGTTCTGGACAGGAATCTGGCGGAGAACATCTCCCGTGTTCTCTACCCCAATGACAAT ttctttgaAGGAAAAGAACTACGTCTGAAGCAGGAGTACTTTGTTGTGGCAGCCACCCTCCAAGACATCATCCGCCGCTTCAAGACCACCAAGAAGGGCTCTCACGGCCGAACCTCTTTCGAGGGCTTCCCGGAAAAA GTCGCCATCCAGTTGAATGACACTCATCCTGCCATGGCCATCCCCGAGCTTATGAGAATCTTTGTGGACATTGAGAAACTCGACTGGGACACG GCCTGGGAGCTCACTAAGCGCACTTTTGCCTACACCAACCACACTGTCCTCCCCGAGGCTCTGGAGCGCTGGCCTGTGGAGCTGCTGCAGAAGCTGCTGCCCAGACATCTGCAGATTATCTACCAGATCAACCAGGTCCACCTCGAT AGGATTGCATCTCTCTATCCAAAAGACATGGACAAACTGAGGAGAATGTCCCTGATTGAAGAAGATGGATGCAAGAGGGTGAACATGGCGCACCTGTGCATCGTGGGCTCTCACGCCGTCAACGGAGTTGCTGAGATACACTCCAACATAATCAAGACTGACGT ATTCCGTCATTTCAGTGAACTAGAACCGGAGAAGTTTCAGAACAAAACCAACGGCATCACACCCCGACGCTGGCTGCTGCTCTGCAACCCCGGCCTGGCTGAGCTCATAGCTGAG GTCATTGGGGAGGATTACGTGAAGGACCTCAGCCAGCTGAAGAAGCTGAATGACTTTGTCGACAATGCTGCCCTCATCCGTGATATCTCTAAAGTGAAACAG GACAACAAGATGAAATTTGCCCAGTACCTAGAGAAAGAGTACATGGTTAAAATCAACCCATCCTCCATGTTTGACGTCCACGTGAAGAGAATCCACGAGTACAAGCGGCAGGTCCTCAACTGCCTGCACATCATCACCATGTACAACC GCATCAGAATGAACCCCACTGCACCTTTTGTACCACGGACAGTGATCATTGGGGGAAAG GCTGCTCCAGGCTATCACATGGCGAAGATGATCATCAGACTGATCACGTCAGTGGCTGATGTGGTCAACAATGACCCTGTGGTGGGAAGCAAGCTGAAAGTCATCTTTCTGGAGAACTACAGGGTCTCTCTAGCAGAGAAAG TAATACCTGCCACGGATCTGTCCGAGCAGATCTCCACTGCAGGCACTGAAGCTTCAGGAACAGGTAACATGAAGTTCATGCTGAACGGAGCTCTCACCATCGGCACCATGGACGGAGCCAACGTGGAGATGGCCGAGGAGGCTGGAGAGGAGAATATGTTCATCTTCGGCATGAGGGTGGAGGAAGTGGCTGAAATGGACAAAAAGGG atatgATGCCATGTCATACTACAAGAGGATCCCAGAGCTGAAATATGTGATGGACCAGATCACGAGTGGATTCTTCAGCCCTAAAAATCCAAACCTTTTCAAAGACCTCACTGACATGCTCTTCAAACATGACCG ttTCAAAGTGTTTGCAGACTTTGAAGACTACATAAAATGCCAAGAGAAAGTCAGCCAGCTCTATCAG aATCCAAAGGAGTGGACGAAGATGGTGATCAAGAACATCGCTGCCACGGGAAAGTTCTCCAGCGACAGAACCATCACAGAGTACGCCACCGAGGTGTGGGGCGTCAAGCCGACCGACCTGAAGATCCCGCCTCCGAACGAACCGAGAGAGGCCATCGAAGAAACGGCCAGAGCTCTGAAGAAAATGTGA
- the LOC116669724 gene encoding lysophosphatidylserine lipase ABHD12: MKRAVLFLLVVYASVPVILYLFPWILGHIIFAHFMRFPFFLDLSRPEDVLNHTSNFYLNTEDGVSVGVWHTLPASQWEDAPGRSPEWYRETLGDGRPVFIYLHGNGATRAMTHRVELVKILSAAGYHVLSLDYRGFGDSTGEPSEAGMTSDALYLYHWVKKQSKGGLVCLWGHSLGTGVATNTAVKVQEQGSVVDALILEAPFTTIGEVVANHPVTKMYMFLPGFESLLWSILEKNNIVFANDKNLKTLTSPLLVLHSKDDDIVPYYMGLKLYQISLQTKKEYKTDVQVEMISYSANLGFSHNSIYLDPNLSNVIGKFLQNLRQ; encoded by the exons ATGAAGAGAGCTGTGTTATTTCTGCTCGTTGTGTACGCCTCAGTGCCCGTCATCCTCTACCTGTTCCCCTGGATCCTGGGCCATATCATATTTGCTCACTTTA TGAGGTTTCCATTTTTTCTGGATCTCAGCAGACCTGAAGATGTGCTGAACCACACAAGCAACTTCTACCTCAACACAGAGGACGGTGTCTCAGTGGGTGTCTG GCATACGCTCCCGGCCAGCCAATGGGAAGACGCCCCAGGGAGAAGCCCTGAGTGGTACAGGGAAACTCTGGGAGATGGCCGCCCTGTTTTTATCTATCTCCATGGCAACGGAGCAACCAG GGCCATGACTCACAGAGTGGAACTGGTGAAG ATTTTAAGTGCTGCAGGGTACCATGTCTTATCTTTAGACTACAGAG GTTTTGGAGACTCCACTGGGGAGCCAAGTGAAGCTGGAATGACCAGTGACGCCCTCTACCTGTACCACTGGGTAAAGAAGCAAAGCAAAGGGGgtcttgtctgtctgtggggACACTCGCTTGGCACTGG tgtTGCAACAAATACTGCAGTGAAAGTACAAGAGCAAG GGTCTGTTGTTGATGCTTTAATCCTTGAAGCTCCATTCACAACAATTGGAGAAGTTGTAGCCAACCATCCGGTCACTAAG ATGTACATGTTCCTTCCAGGATTTGAGAGCTTGCTCTGGAGCATATTGGAAAAGAACAACATTGTGTTTGCTAACGATAAAAA TTTAAAGACCTTGACCAGCCCACTTCTCGTCCTGCATTCCAAGGATGACGATATTGTACCTTATTACATGGGTCTGAAG CTGTACCAGATATCACTCCAGACTAAGAAAGAATATAAGACAGATGTCCAGGTTGAAATGATCTCCTATAGTGCAAATCTTGGATTCTCCCACAACAGCATCTACTTAGATCCCAATCTGTCAAATGTGATTGG GAAATTTTTACAAAACCTGAGACAGTAG